Within the Medicago truncatula cultivar Jemalong A17 chromosome 4, MtrunA17r5.0-ANR, whole genome shotgun sequence genome, the region GAGATCAATCCGATATCAACAATTACAGTAATTCAAATGAAGCCAACGCTTTATGGCTAATTGTCATCatgtatgaaagaaaaaaaatgaaatctaaTACATTTGGAATTTCGCCTTTGTTTTCTCGAAAACCTCTTCTGCAATGACGGCCTCATTACCATCAGCTCTTTTAATTTCCAATGTTGCTTTCTGATAGAATCCAGTACCTCGCAATGCATCTGCAATAAAATCATCAAACCCAATAGCAATTGCTGCTTCTGCCTTCGCCCCATAAACCAATCTCTGTTTGAAAAAGAATATTGTAATAAGTTATGCTTAAAACTGGACAATGTTGATACAGATGAGAAACATAGGAAAATCAGGTAATTCCAACCTTAATTCGGGAAAGGTGGATTGCACCAAAGCACATGGGGCAAGGTTCACAAGAAGCATATATTTCACAATCTGAAAGTTCTATCTGCTTAAGCTTCTTACAAGCCTGTAAATTGAAAGTGCtgcatcaatttttgtttaccGTTTCATAAagttaatgaattaaatataggCATACAGAGTAAAACATATATGGTTTTTAGAGTTTATTTTGGCATTAGATTGTAAGAGCTTATAAAGTCTGTGTGATAGCCTTTCTAAAAACTAAAAAGTCTAGAGTGATAAAGGATAATGCTGGGAATCAAATCCATATCCGACCATTAACCTATTGTTCAAAGTGGTGATGATATGTTAAATTCTGTTAgcaattatttctttttcaacagTTCAATGCTGCAGAATTTTAATCTAAGCGATATCtagatattaaaatttaaacccATTAAGTACCCTATTGCAAGCATAGTCTCCTATTATGTGTATCCTAGAATGATGGCAAATCTTTCagcagtatatatatatatatatatatatatatatatatatatatatatagcaattTCAACAACTAACAGTTTTTGCCACTTAGATCACTGAAACTATAGGAGACCAAAAGATTCAAATTGATTAATGTAGCAGTTCACATCTCAAAACTAGGTATCAACTATCAAGACTCAAGAGAGTCAAATCCCTTATCATTTTTTTGCATAGAAGAAACCCAACATATGTTCAAGACCCTTATTTGACCAATGTAACCTTCAAATTGATCATTTTACATACTGTTTTAGTGGGAGTAAAGGGGGCAGGCACGGTGTccctaaaaataatattaattagtggCTAGACAGTTGCTCTTAATAAGTTTTAAACTAATAGAGTTAACCAAAGTTTGAGTGGTATCTTTAGAAGCACTGCCTGTTATGTTGATGGTTTGAATCTTTCAATCAAGTCAAAATATGAACATTTACATGAATTAAGTATTGCtttgaaaaaatcaattatCAAATGGGGCAGGATGTATCCATCTTGTGCAACGATGAATGCTATTTCAGTTAGAAAAACAAATGCAATAAAGAATACCAATACTTCCTAAtagaaaaattggattttccaTGCTGTATGAGAAAGCTACAGTTATTTATGATCTTACCTCTCTTATTGCCGTGACCTCTGCATGAGCAGTTGGATCAGTAAAATTCAGAACCATGTTGTGACAGCTAGCAACTACTTCATCATTGTGAACAATAACAGCACCAAAAGGGCCTCCATCTCCACAATCTACTCCTTTGTATGCTTCTTCGACTGCTCTTCTTAAAAATTTGTGGTCTCTATCTTGCACAGCTAATTAAGCAATGACAACAGCAGGATACAATTGATAAGAAGCCAGCACATTACCGAGCAGATAAAACAAAAACTCCATATTGCTGTTCTTAAACCATGGTGAATATAGAAAGATAATACAAGTCTTTGCTTATAAAGCCAATTGTTTGCTAATTTGAATCCTAAATTTCAGGATAGTATTAAATGAAATGACATGAGTAATACTCTGAAACATGGTCATCAACATCCTATGATACAAGTGAATCATATCTCAATTCCATACAAAACTAAAACTAATCAATATGAATCTCTTATCTCTTTTGAACACGAATCTCGTCTTGTCTCCCGATGCATTACCCGATTCACCATGATGAGTACCGGTTTACTCAAATGAACCACTACCTAAACTTAGTGTAGTcagccacttttttttttttttttctttctttcaattttgtATATCCAAAcatgtttctttaatttttatatgccgcttgtttttacttaaaaaataatatatttgtatcGGTTTAACGACAAATGTTAGTAATAAGttgttatgtttgtttttctCTCCGTCCCAATATGAAACTAGGACCTCCAATTCATTATCCCTTAGCTCAAACTAGTTGAGCTACCCAACCACCCCATTTGTATCGGTCATGTATGTTACGATTCATGATAAGATTTAATTCAGAATTCAGAAAGTAGATCTTTTCGTTCTCGAATCGATACCCATACTCCGAAATAAGTAAACCTAAAAAAAGGTGAATTATACAGAAGCATTACCTTCCTGATGACCAGCAAATGCAGTAGCTACTGAAACGGTTCCATCCTTAGTTTCTACCactgaaataattaaaaaaaaaataaaaaaatcacaattaagCAAATAGAATATTGTGAAATTCTACAGAAAACTTGTCAGCTaggtttgaatttgaaggatCCAGATGAAGCACCACAAATCCAATCTTCCACAAGTTTATAATATACTTGAAATTACAAGATTTTAGGGTATAATTAAGGTTCTGcgattaataataaataagatcAACACATAACATAACATGGTTGAGAAAATGTGTTGCAGgaaaattccaaaataaattgcGTATAAAAGTTAATCAAAAGTGATGATCATAgaaatcagaaaaaataaaaataaaaataaaaatattggaatCAGGTTAAAGAAAAAGTGAATAAAGAGTGATAGTGAAATACCGTTAACTTCTTCCATTGAGAGCGTTGTTGGTTGGAAATCGAGaaggtttggtttggtttagaAAGAAGAACGATGgaatgaaatgaataaataaaagaggGATGGTGAAGAGAATAGAGTCCACGAAAATAGTAACAGAATAATAGTTACGGAAATAAATCATTATTATATAACTAAATATTCGGCATGTGAGTTTCGAtgcaaattcaaataaaataaaggtcgTGATATGTATTGTATgtacacaaaaaatatatatattatataaaataaagttcGTGATtaacactaaaataaaaaaggtagtGATGGGGTTGCCGTGAACTTGATGTTGAACAAAATCTGTGATAGAGAACCAAAGCAAAGCAAAGCAAAAAGAAAGTTTATGAGTTGTCCTACATAGTAGTGGTTAACGTCCTCTCTATATTCATAATTCTTTCTAATTATTCCATTTAAAGAGATAATATCATaataaaacctaaaaataattaatgatgggttattatctatttttttgtaCATAGCAAAGATCATAACTCCATTAGGTTCAAAAAGATCTCAATACTCATTAATCCCTAATAAATGCACTTGTTGATCCCTTGTTAAAGAGGTGTTTgcatgtcctcgtgagcttaactcagtggGTATAGataatgtataaaatatgcaaaaaaGAAATAGATGTTTACATGATATAAGTTGAACTACGACTTTATGaatcaattagtttttttttatcaattaaactaactcaaaaaaaatagttaaaaatacaAAGGAACAAAAGCAAAATGAGATTGattaatatgaaatgaaattaaggGTAAGTAAATGGAAAAACAaattttccttgttttttttttttttttgtctttagtcCAAAAAAACGATGAAAGTATTTATCAGGGTTGGACAATCTCAAAGCTAAGTAATTGTTAATAAGGAACACGAGAATGAAAGTATTAAGCATTCACCTATTAAAGATCAACAATAGTTAATGAAAGTATTTATCGATCATTTATTATAGAAGTTTTTACATCGACATCAACAACTGAAATAGGAGTACGAGTTTATAAGTGAGTTCGTTTCTAACCAATTAAGTTAactcacataatttttttcttaaaaaaataaaatattaaaatcaatctCAAAACTCAACAACtgtcaataaaaatatttatcgatCACCTATTAAAAAAGTCTTTATATCAACTACAGCAGTTGAACTACAAACTTGCGAATGAATCAAATACTTATTAATAAAGCCAACTCACATgaactttaaataaaataaaataacaaaagcaAAAGGAGATAGATGAATGTGAAATGAAATTGAGGGTAAGTAAATATGAAAACGAACCTTCcttgtttctttttatatttttttgtctttattctaaaaaaataatatagttatGACTTTATGAACATGCTATAGTTATGGTTGTTAAAATGGGTATGGttgttgaaatataataatgttGGATTGTTattaacttgctaaaacaaaaTAGTATAAGGTCGgattttcttcacaaaaataacaataattagtaagatgtattttttaaaaattataaagaatgagatataaatttttgaatgagTAGTTTGATGGATTTGATCTTATCTTTGTTTGTGACTCACTCATTACACACGTTACTCTACCGCCCAATTCTATGCGTGTTTCCTAGGTAACTTTATTTGGTACGTTTCAATAAGAatataccaaaaaaatcattaactGCAAAGATAAATGAAAGTATATAGTCTAGAAGTCACAGCTCAGCTGACAAATGCCAAAATTGTAAGGTCAGACGTCGTGATCTGGGTTTAAACCCGaaacctcacagttgtgtgtgagttttaatTTCAGTGAATTACCATttcatctaagacaaaaaaaaaatgaaactatacatattcatttaatgatattGAAAAGTTTACAATTTTATGATGgtgaaaaaatacaattttattttggtctgaTATAGAGTAAAGCCTCCATCTCCGTTGTCTTGTAAACATAATTTAGTTGGTAGATGAAATGAGGTAGCATTTCACGTGGGAGAGTATAAAACTTTTCCACCATAGGACAGTTCACTTTAATCATTAGGATCAATGGAAGAACACAATCTTATCATATTCTTCCAACACTATATTATTTTCTAACACCTTCCACCACCCTTCTCTCTCCTTCTTCTCTACCACCAGCAACATCTAACAACATGTAATAATCTGCAAcgcaaaattaaaaagtttggaGAAGGTGGGATCGAGCCACCATTTGAATAGGTTCATAGTGTTCATCTTACCCATCTTTTCTGCAATAACAATTAAAGTTTTAAATATCAATtgctaaaattaattaaaaagttaaatgaaCGTCATTTTAAGTATATCCAGTTTACTTGCACACCCCTAATTTTAACTACTGTTAAAGTCTTCCTTTACTTGTTGTTTATTGAATTCAAGGGTTCAGCCTTGAAGCTTTACTGGTAATCATTCCCATATCAATTGTTGGCATGTTCTTTTTCtggcaattttttttccaactatGAGGCCCGTTGTTTGTGCCCATCACCGCCATCCCTTTTCCCGCCGACCACTGCTTCCGCCATCCCTATGTTGTTTGCCACCGCATGACTAGTTTAAAATACTTCCTAAtctttttgtttctaattatcAATACAAACATTTTCTGCAATAGGGCGTAATTTTTAAGGGTAGAAGAATTCAGTCTCAAAGTTCAAGCTATTATCCTAAAATGAGCTGATGGTATTGaggatttataaaaaaaattgaaaattttttgGATCTCAAATTTATTTGACGTCTTACTTTggcatttctttaaaaaatgaaagaagcaGGTTGTGGAGAGGGTAAAATCGCGGCATGGCCTCTGGTGAGGGTGAATCTTGCAAAGGCATGTTTGTGGTTGTAGACATGCAAGAATGGCAATACGACAAGGAACAGCGTTGCGAAGAAAACATGAGAGGATTCACATTCGGTAGTGTGTTTGATGTTGCTGGTGATGAGAAGAAGGAGAGAGAATGGTGGTGGAAGGTGTAAAAGAAATAATCTAATGTTAAAAATGTATGATAAGATTGTGTTCTCAGATTAATCTAATggctaaaataaatttttttatggtggAAAAGTTTTATACCTTTCCATGAGAAATGCATGAAATGATGTCAGTTGAAGATATTAACGAGTACAAATTCATTACTACGTAGACTAGTTCACTTTTTTTATATGGGTCTTGTTATCTGTGGCATTTAGCAtgcacaagttttttttttcaccatAGATTTTAACATGGTCTTTCCAtactatatttttctttattggcTTCAACCTCATAAGAGAGTGCGATAGGACATAGTAGTGCAGGTGGGTTGCCGATCAATCTTCTAATCCAATCTAATCCTCTTAGAATCTATTATTAAGCAAAAACAAATCATTATGAGCTTGTTTTCACATTCCACATAAATCCTCTATGATAACAGAACAACTTTTTAAGATCTAAAAAATGTAAATCCAGAACATGTATTGGAAAAAGTCAACGAAATGGAAATTAACAGATTGAAAAATGTAGACGAATCAAAAATTAATGGCTTCAAATCGAATCCTCCACCACCGTCGGCGCCGAAGATCTTGCTTGTTGAACGAAACTCCATCACCTTCAAGATTCAATAGATCTTGTTCTCTGTCACGAAATCTCTCTATTAATCCACTTTTTGCGTTTTGGACACCTTCGCCAGAGAGCCACCGTCCACCGCCGGTTCCAAGGACCCTGGTCATCTTCTCCCTTTCATTTTCTGGGcaacttatcttttttttttttttatgatttttgttatcAAGTTTTAATGGAAAAGAACCGTACATTTTACTGATATAGCAATACAGGGAAAAATGTTCATCTATTTTTTAATGTAGGGGTTAATCTATCATGTAAAAAAACAGTTGAAGATTGAATAAGAGCGTGAATAAATCAAAAGGGGGATTTTGATACTAAACTGTCCATGGGTAAGAATTAAACGAATTGAAACTTTGATTTTAAACAGCTTCAATTGAAGAACATGTGAATTTGTTGTGAATGGAGGAGAAGATGATGACaaagaagaggatgatgatgaaaTTGGAACTTTTGGAATTGAGATAATGAAGATTAAAGaactcttttctttatttttgattttttttttttttataaaaataaaatttaacagGTACAAAAGCATAGACATAGAGTCTTCTttcatgtaaccaaaaaaaaaagcatagaCATAGAGAGAGAAAGCCATGAAATTTTTTGATCAAGTGTTGAGAGGCCGATGTAATATGGTGTTCTTAATATGATCTAATGGTGCACCAAAAActtgtgcatggtgcacaaatttGTAGTTTGTGAATAAAACTAGAAGTTTATCatagaaaataacaaaactttAACTTTAAAAAGTTTAATAAAGTTGAATGCACAACTTTTaagacaattatttttattttaaatttcttagtATATgtccttagggcacatgttaacatttacctttttatatatacaaaatgttaaagagtgtcACATGTGCACTCCTTAGCATACCATAAATGAAAGGGTCTTgctaaatttatcacttttcatcattttccaATGCTATATTTCTAATTTTATCCCCTTATCCAATGTCCCAAGGacaatggttagcattctcctaaatgaaaatacaactttttttctttgagaTCAAATAACATAGTAGTTGGAAATTCAcgtttttaagatgaataagtgaggtgtttgaggttcgaactccgattCGGAACAATGAAAATACAACTTTTAATATACAATAGTATGAAAGtatattttattcataaaaaaaaaaaaaaaaagtgtgtatgtatttttcttattaaaaatagtga harbors:
- the LOC11423855 gene encoding guanosine deaminase, which translates into the protein MEEVNVVETKDGTVSVATAFAGHQEAVQDRDHKFLRRAVEEAYKGVDCGDGGPFGAVIVHNDEVVASCHNMVLNFTDPTAHAEVTAIREACKKLKQIELSDCEIYASCEPCPMCFGAIHLSRIKRLVYGAKAEAAIAIGFDDFIADALRGTGFYQKATLEIKRADGNEAVIAEEVFEKTKAKFQMY